From Alienimonas californiensis, a single genomic window includes:
- a CDS encoding transglutaminase family protein, giving the protein MTSAPAATLSPVPAPPALWRVWLLGTGQRTPVAPAEAAVGPVATAAAAGAMLALGEGDPWPAALTPGIVLGAHLLVDRMRAFHLPGLIANLLGLAAAALAVTELTSGEIEARLLFGAHLLVYLTWIISLQKKTFKVCWSLVALAVLQVAVASVLTAGVQFGLALAGFLALTLWALTNLSARWPDADRLRAPGREAAPPRTASVVRAGRVGVDDAGASGRTVAAVGGVALALGLAIFLLMPRMWLSRRPPMDPTRSSGISAAYTGFSGEVRLGALGEILESRELAFEVEVERPRQGHSLETNDVVAVFGTEEPLFRGRALDRYVQGRWSDSLGARESIDSIPRKPPASATVTAVERYRLRPIGDEVLFHAGRAAAVTFPQSPDERAEQRALDGLLLRPRSLANSAEVEYVVYSVEPTLEAPEPLYLDGRMRKPPPPPPGPASPGELRRLQRYGPREPLPGPLRQRYLQWPEELPAVTAAAEAALAGTEDGSRLRTAERCTSYLRDSGRFGYSLDLSVQDPTIDAVEDFLANKRVGHCEYFATALALMLRDRDIPSRVVTGFKGGDLNGATRRLEVQQRHAHAWVEGHVNGRWTTFDPTPAAARQESVAASGPRFAGLMAAMNEVEAVWAEYVVRMSLDRQRATFGQPFAAAWDRFRNAARELIGGEDGSGPRFDGRAGAVVAAALLALAGLGWAGRGLLARRWQGRRERRARESAVRFWRRFVRVAARRGVAPGDAETPSEFAARATAAWADRLDGDLAALPAAAAAEFYAVRFGASVLPPERVAQLSAGLDRLEERLRDRR; this is encoded by the coding sequence ATGACCTCCGCCCCGGCCGCAACGCTCTCCCCAGTCCCCGCGCCGCCGGCTCTCTGGCGGGTTTGGTTACTGGGCACCGGGCAGCGGACGCCGGTGGCGCCCGCGGAGGCGGCGGTCGGCCCGGTGGCGACGGCGGCGGCGGCGGGGGCGATGCTGGCCCTGGGCGAGGGCGACCCCTGGCCGGCGGCGCTCACCCCGGGAATCGTGCTGGGCGCCCATCTGCTCGTCGACCGGATGCGGGCGTTCCACCTGCCGGGGCTGATTGCGAACCTGCTCGGCCTCGCCGCGGCGGCGCTGGCGGTCACGGAGCTGACCAGCGGGGAGATCGAGGCCCGGTTGCTGTTCGGGGCCCACCTGCTAGTCTACCTCACCTGGATCATCTCGCTGCAAAAGAAGACCTTCAAGGTCTGCTGGTCGTTGGTGGCCCTCGCCGTGTTGCAGGTGGCGGTGGCGTCGGTGCTGACGGCGGGGGTGCAGTTCGGGCTCGCCCTGGCCGGATTCCTCGCCCTGACGCTGTGGGCGTTGACGAACCTGTCCGCCCGCTGGCCGGACGCCGACCGGCTGCGGGCGCCCGGCCGCGAGGCGGCGCCGCCGCGGACGGCGTCCGTGGTGCGGGCGGGCCGCGTCGGCGTGGACGACGCCGGCGCCTCGGGCCGGACCGTGGCCGCGGTGGGCGGCGTCGCGCTGGCATTGGGGCTGGCGATCTTCCTGCTGATGCCCCGTATGTGGCTCAGCCGACGGCCCCCGATGGACCCGACCCGCAGTTCCGGGATCTCCGCGGCCTACACCGGTTTCTCGGGCGAGGTGCGGTTGGGGGCGCTGGGGGAGATTCTGGAAAGCCGCGAACTGGCCTTCGAGGTCGAGGTCGAACGCCCGCGGCAGGGCCATTCGCTTGAGACGAACGACGTCGTGGCGGTGTTCGGCACGGAGGAGCCGCTGTTCCGCGGCCGGGCGCTCGATCGATACGTCCAGGGCCGATGGTCCGACAGCCTGGGCGCCCGCGAGAGCATCGATTCCATCCCGCGGAAACCGCCGGCCTCGGCGACGGTGACCGCCGTCGAACGCTATCGGCTGCGTCCGATCGGCGATGAGGTGCTGTTCCACGCCGGCCGGGCCGCGGCGGTCACGTTCCCGCAGAGCCCCGACGAGCGCGCGGAGCAACGGGCGCTCGACGGTCTGCTGCTCCGCCCGCGGTCGCTGGCGAACTCCGCGGAGGTGGAGTATGTGGTCTACTCGGTGGAGCCGACCCTGGAGGCGCCGGAGCCGCTGTATCTGGACGGCCGGATGCGAAAGCCGCCGCCCCCGCCGCCGGGCCCAGCGTCCCCGGGGGAGTTGCGTCGTCTGCAGCGGTACGGGCCGCGGGAGCCGCTGCCCGGGCCGCTTCGACAGCGGTATCTGCAATGGCCGGAAGAACTGCCCGCCGTCACCGCCGCCGCGGAGGCCGCCCTCGCCGGGACAGAGGACGGCAGCCGACTGCGGACCGCCGAACGATGTACCAGCTACCTGCGGGACTCCGGCCGGTTCGGCTACTCGCTGGACCTGTCCGTGCAGGATCCGACGATCGACGCCGTGGAGGACTTCCTCGCCAATAAGCGCGTGGGGCATTGCGAGTACTTCGCCACCGCTCTGGCCCTGATGCTCCGCGACCGCGACATCCCCAGCCGGGTCGTGACGGGGTTCAAGGGCGGGGACCTCAACGGGGCGACCCGTCGACTCGAAGTGCAACAGCGGCACGCCCACGCCTGGGTGGAGGGGCACGTGAACGGTCGCTGGACGACCTTCGACCCCACGCCCGCGGCCGCCCGGCAGGAGAGCGTCGCCGCCAGCGGCCCGCGGTTCGCCGGACTCATGGCGGCGATGAACGAGGTGGAAGCGGTCTGGGCGGAATACGTGGTGCGGATGAGCCTGGATCGCCAACGGGCGACGTTCGGCCAGCCGTTCGCCGCCGCCTGGGATCGCTTCCGCAACGCCGCCCGGGAGTTGATCGGCGGGGAGGACGGGAGCGGGCCGCGGTTCGACGGGCGGGCGGGGGCGGTCGTCGCGGCGGCGCTGCTGGCGCTGGCCGGACTCGGGTGGGCCGGCCGCGGGTTGTTGGCCCGGCGCTGGCAGGGCCGCCGGGAGCGGCGGGCCCGGGAGAGCGCGGTGCGATTCTGGCGGCGGTTCGTCCGCGTGGCGGCCCGCCGGGGCGTGGCGCCGGGCGACGCGGAGACGCCCTCGGAGTTCGCCGCCCGGGCGACGGCGGCGTGGGCGGATCGGCTGGACGGGGACCTCGCCGCGCTGCCCGCCGCTGCCGCCGCGGAGTTCTACGCCGTGCGCTTCGGCGCCTCCGTTCTGCCGCCGGAGCGAGTCGCGCAGCTCTCCGCGGGGCTGGATCGGTTGGAGGAGCGCCTCCGCGATCGCCGCTGA
- a CDS encoding DUF58 domain-containing protein has translation MTEAPPAPAVSPHSPPPADFGRRGTFVLIRAGALLGSAAAAVLLATFWERLDRIDPAVPLLSAAAAGALSVWVLADLIARLDARLRPDRFGHPRPVRRRGWIGLGALLLAASLGRLTPWTGLYGFLPLAAAAVGVWCLTGAARRAWLARPGAARFRSREERTRLTLPGWIALGIAGVLLLGAFLGPSNMLLLVCCLVLGPIAADGWFAAGALRRCEVRRSAPAVAAAGEVALIELALNYRGRWLNARQVTANDRVRNRREDLTAAVVFARVPPRERQTGVYRFEPRTRGPHALGPVTLSTAFPMGLVRREIVARDEAEMLVLPPLGAMTHLWDRRGARADEPAHHARPRKGLFEDEFYQLREYRPGDGSRAIHWRSSAKAGELMVREYHESRDRDLVVLLDLHADGPPGLETENTEERAASLAATIVTEHLRRHGGATLSLRTAGAEQRIYVGRAGGDLTGPLTELALAEPGAAVDLAAAATAAAAAAGPAARRALITTRPPDDPAFAAAGLGSRRGPGGGWEIVSARLGQYDDLFVPPRFESTSPDGPTTDGAPR, from the coding sequence ATGACTGAGGCCCCGCCGGCGCCCGCCGTCTCTCCCCACAGCCCGCCCCCGGCCGATTTCGGCCGTCGCGGGACGTTCGTGCTGATCCGGGCGGGCGCCCTGCTCGGTTCCGCGGCGGCGGCGGTCCTCCTGGCGACGTTCTGGGAACGGCTGGACCGGATCGATCCCGCCGTCCCGCTGCTCTCCGCCGCGGCGGCGGGCGCCCTGTCGGTCTGGGTGCTGGCGGATCTGATCGCCCGGCTGGACGCGAGACTGCGGCCGGATCGGTTCGGACACCCGCGGCCGGTCCGCCGCCGGGGGTGGATTGGCCTGGGCGCCCTGCTGCTCGCCGCAAGTCTAGGGCGGCTCACCCCCTGGACGGGGCTGTACGGCTTCCTGCCGCTGGCCGCGGCGGCGGTCGGGGTGTGGTGCCTGACGGGGGCGGCCCGGCGGGCGTGGCTGGCCCGACCCGGAGCCGCCCGATTCCGCAGTCGGGAGGAACGCACACGGCTGACCCTGCCCGGCTGGATCGCGCTGGGCATCGCCGGGGTGCTCCTGCTGGGGGCGTTCCTCGGCCCCAGCAACATGCTGCTGCTGGTGTGCTGTCTGGTGCTCGGGCCGATCGCCGCGGACGGCTGGTTCGCCGCCGGCGCCCTCCGCCGCTGCGAGGTCCGCCGCTCGGCCCCGGCGGTCGCCGCGGCGGGGGAGGTGGCGCTGATCGAACTGGCGTTGAACTACCGTGGTCGCTGGCTGAACGCGCGGCAGGTCACCGCGAACGACCGCGTCCGCAATCGCCGGGAGGATCTGACCGCGGCCGTCGTCTTCGCCCGGGTGCCGCCCCGCGAGCGGCAGACGGGCGTCTACCGATTCGAGCCCCGCACCCGCGGGCCGCACGCGCTCGGTCCCGTCACCCTGTCGACCGCCTTTCCCATGGGGCTGGTGCGGCGGGAGATCGTGGCACGCGACGAGGCGGAAATGCTGGTCCTCCCCCCGCTGGGAGCGATGACGCACCTCTGGGACCGCCGCGGCGCCCGTGCGGACGAGCCGGCCCACCACGCCCGTCCGCGGAAAGGGCTGTTCGAGGACGAGTTCTACCAGCTCCGCGAGTACCGCCCCGGGGACGGGTCCCGGGCGATCCACTGGCGCAGCAGCGCCAAGGCGGGGGAACTGATGGTGCGGGAGTACCACGAGAGCCGCGACCGCGATCTGGTCGTGCTGCTCGATCTGCACGCGGACGGCCCGCCCGGGCTAGAAACGGAGAACACCGAGGAGCGGGCGGCGAGCCTTGCGGCGACGATCGTCACGGAGCACCTGCGGCGGCACGGCGGGGCGACGCTGAGTCTGCGGACCGCGGGGGCCGAGCAGCGAATTTACGTCGGCCGGGCCGGCGGCGACCTGACGGGGCCGCTGACGGAGTTGGCGCTCGCGGAGCCGGGGGCGGCGGTGGACCTCGCGGCGGCGGCGACGGCTGCCGCCGCCGCCGCGGGCCCGGCGGCCCGGCGGGCCCTCATCACCACCCGCCCCCCCGACGATCCCGCGTTCGCCGCCGCCGGCCTCGGCTCCCGCCGCGGCCCGGGGGGCGGTTGGGAAATCGTCAGCGCCCGGCTCGGTCAGTACGACGACCTGTTCGTCCCGCCGCGGTTCGAGTCCACCTCCCCCGACGGCCCGACGACCGACGGAGCGCCCCGATGA
- a CDS encoding peptide chain release factor family protein, with protein sequence MSEPTIPLGAPEPFRRHPATLWPEVLLEQCEVTTGRASGPGGQHRNKVETKVVVTHRPTGAIGEGSESRSQKRNHAAAVQRLRVNLALSLRGDGLADPRVRELIEARAANGLKVSDQHVDWPAVLAATLDECALERWDVKAAAQRLGVSPSRVVRVLKTEPRAHTLLNQERAERGLRPLR encoded by the coding sequence ATGAGCGAACCGACGATCCCCCTCGGCGCGCCCGAGCCGTTCCGCCGGCACCCGGCGACGCTGTGGCCGGAGGTCTTACTGGAACAGTGCGAGGTGACCACCGGCAGGGCCAGCGGGCCGGGCGGGCAACACCGCAACAAGGTGGAGACGAAGGTCGTCGTCACGCACCGGCCGACCGGGGCGATCGGCGAGGGCTCCGAAAGCCGCAGTCAGAAACGGAACCACGCCGCCGCCGTGCAGCGGTTGCGGGTGAACCTGGCGCTGAGCCTCCGCGGCGACGGCCTCGCCGATCCGCGGGTGCGGGAACTGATCGAAGCCCGGGCCGCCAATGGGTTGAAGGTCAGCGATCAGCACGTCGACTGGCCGGCGGTGCTGGCCGCGACGCTGGACGAGTGCGCCCTGGAGCGGTGGGACGTGAAAGCGGCGGCCCAGCGGTTGGGCGTCTCCCCCAGCCGCGTCGTGCGGGTCTTGAAGACCGAGCCCCGCGCCCACACACTGCTAAACCAGGAGCGGGCCGAACGCGGCCTCCGACCGCTCCGCTGA
- a CDS encoding sulfatase family protein, which translates to MLAALALTLLAAQPADAEPARPNVLFILADDLGFGDLSIQRQFGGAEDVRTPHIDSIFQQGLTFRNFYANCTVCSPTRAALMTGRFPSSVGVPGVIRPWPEDNWGYLSPHAPALPELLKPAGYETALIGKWHLGGEPHNGAGNHPLKRGFDTFEGFLGGMLSDYVTHTRRFPDGSDRNMMRRNWDTIDPQGHATDLFSDWSAAGISHAASTDAPFFLYLAYNAPHTPIQPPAEWVEKVKAREAGITDRRAQLVALIEHMDAGVGRVLKALEESGQAENTLVVFTSDNGGHLGPGAHNGPYRGGKEDLYEGGHRVACGARWPGRIAPGTQTDMTAMTMDWFATMLDVAGAEVPPGVDAVSLAPTLRGEEQPPLRKVMHWTRREGRPLIWGGKAGDAVVADGWKLVQNRPYDPLRLFHLAEDPHEQNDLFEERKDKARALAGLMQDRIRRDGAVPFTAPPAGPFPAADASPGE; encoded by the coding sequence ATGCTCGCCGCCCTCGCCCTCACGCTCCTCGCCGCCCAGCCCGCTGACGCGGAGCCGGCCCGGCCGAACGTGCTGTTCATCCTCGCGGACGATCTCGGCTTCGGAGACCTGTCGATCCAACGCCAGTTCGGCGGGGCGGAGGACGTGCGGACCCCGCACATCGACTCGATCTTCCAGCAGGGTCTGACCTTCCGGAACTTCTACGCCAACTGCACGGTGTGCAGCCCGACCCGGGCGGCGCTGATGACCGGCCGGTTCCCCTCCTCGGTCGGCGTGCCGGGGGTGATCCGACCGTGGCCGGAGGACAACTGGGGCTACCTCTCCCCCCACGCCCCCGCCCTGCCGGAGTTGCTCAAGCCGGCCGGATACGAGACGGCCCTGATCGGCAAGTGGCACCTCGGCGGAGAGCCGCACAACGGCGCGGGCAACCACCCGCTCAAACGGGGGTTCGACACCTTCGAGGGCTTCCTGGGAGGGATGCTGTCCGATTACGTCACGCACACCCGCCGCTTCCCGGACGGCTCCGACCGCAACATGATGCGGCGGAACTGGGACACGATCGACCCGCAGGGCCACGCCACCGATCTGTTCAGCGACTGGAGCGCCGCGGGGATCAGCCACGCCGCGTCGACGGACGCCCCGTTCTTCCTGTACCTCGCCTACAACGCCCCGCACACGCCGATCCAGCCGCCCGCGGAGTGGGTGGAGAAGGTGAAGGCCCGGGAGGCGGGCATCACCGACCGGCGGGCGCAGCTCGTCGCCCTGATCGAGCACATGGACGCCGGCGTCGGCCGTGTGCTGAAGGCGTTGGAGGAGAGCGGACAGGCGGAGAACACGCTGGTCGTGTTCACCTCCGACAACGGCGGGCACCTTGGCCCGGGGGCGCATAACGGCCCCTACCGCGGCGGCAAGGAGGACCTGTACGAAGGCGGCCACCGCGTCGCCTGCGGGGCTCGCTGGCCGGGGCGGATCGCACCGGGCACGCAGACCGACATGACCGCGATGACGATGGACTGGTTCGCCACCATGCTGGACGTCGCCGGGGCGGAGGTTCCCCCGGGGGTGGACGCCGTCTCGCTGGCCCCCACGCTGCGGGGCGAGGAGCAACCGCCGCTGCGGAAGGTGATGCACTGGACCCGGCGGGAGGGCCGCCCGCTGATCTGGGGCGGCAAAGCCGGCGACGCGGTCGTCGCCGACGGTTGGAAGCTCGTGCAGAACCGCCCCTACGACCCGCTGCGGCTCTTTCATCTCGCGGAAGATCCCCACGAGCAGAACGACCTGTTCGAAGAGCGGAAGGACAAGGCCCGGGCACTCGCCGGGCTGATGCAGGACCGCATCCGCCGCGACGGGGCCGTCCCGTTCACCGCTCCGCCGGCCGGCCCGTTCCCCGCCGCGGACGCTTCGCCCGGCGAATGA
- a CDS encoding hydroxypyruvate isomerase family protein has protein sequence MHRRDLLAASAALAAGSSVAGAASAAVLQDGDVKKDLTKGEPFALDYAPHFGMFRNLAGGGQGDDGLMAELEFMHAAGFRSLEDNGLPNRSPETQEKIGQKLSDLGMRMGVFVAYANFNAPTFARRDDATWDQIVQQVKGSVEIAKRVGAKWVTVVPGSVDQQSKDETTGQWTRYGGARLAEGFQTANVIELLKRCAAELEPHDLVMVLEPLNWYANHGGAFLQRSDQAYALCKAVGSPSCKILFDIYHQQITEGNLIPNMDRAWDEIAYLQIGDNPGRKEPTTGEINYANVFKWVKEKGFEGVCGMEHGNSEGGAEGEKKVIAAYRSVDPA, from the coding sequence ATGCACCGTCGCGACCTGCTCGCCGCCTCCGCCGCCCTCGCCGCCGGGTCCTCCGTGGCCGGGGCCGCCTCCGCCGCTGTTCTTCAGGACGGCGACGTGAAGAAGGACCTGACGAAGGGCGAGCCGTTCGCCCTCGACTACGCCCCGCACTTCGGCATGTTCCGCAACCTCGCCGGCGGTGGACAGGGCGACGACGGGCTGATGGCGGAGCTGGAGTTCATGCACGCCGCCGGCTTCCGCAGCCTCGAAGACAACGGCCTGCCGAACCGCAGCCCGGAGACGCAGGAGAAGATCGGCCAGAAGCTGTCCGACCTCGGCATGCGAATGGGCGTGTTCGTGGCCTACGCCAACTTCAACGCGCCCACCTTCGCCCGCCGGGACGACGCGACCTGGGACCAGATCGTCCAGCAGGTGAAGGGCTCGGTCGAGATCGCCAAACGGGTCGGGGCGAAGTGGGTCACCGTGGTGCCCGGCAGCGTCGACCAGCAGTCCAAGGACGAAACGACCGGTCAGTGGACCCGCTACGGCGGCGCCCGTTTGGCCGAGGGGTTTCAGACGGCCAACGTCATCGAACTGCTCAAGCGCTGCGCCGCCGAGTTGGAGCCGCACGACCTGGTGATGGTCCTCGAACCGCTGAACTGGTACGCCAACCACGGCGGCGCCTTCCTGCAGCGCAGCGACCAGGCCTACGCCCTCTGCAAGGCGGTCGGTTCGCCCTCCTGCAAGATCCTGTTCGACATCTATCACCAGCAGATCACCGAGGGGAACCTGATCCCCAACATGGACCGTGCCTGGGACGAGATCGCCTACCTGCAGATCGGCGACAACCCCGGCCGCAAGGAGCCGACCACCGGCGAGATCAACTACGCCAACGTCTTCAAATGGGTGAAGGAAAAGGGCTTCGAGGGCGTCTGCGGCATGGAGCACGGCAACTCCGAGGGCGGCGCCGAGGGCGAGAAGAAGGTGATCGCGGCCTATCGCAGCGTCGATCCGGCGTGA